TTCTTCGACGAGTGCGGCTGTGGTTGTGAGACCAACCGGTGAGCTGAGCCTCCTCCAGCGGCACCGCGGGTAGGGACAGGGGCCCTGGCGAAGCGGGAATTTTTCGCCAGGGCTCCGCCAGGGATTGCTAGGCTCGCGGCCCATGCGAGTGATTCCCTGGCTTCTGATGGCCTTCCTGGTCCCGGCCTGTCACGCCCCCCGGGCGGGCACGGTCCCGGGAGAGACCCCGGCCTGTGTGCTCGACGCCCAGCCCGAGGTCATCGCGGTGCCCAACCCCAAACCGGGCGAGCTGAATGAGTTCTTCGATCTGCCCGACTCGCCCGAGTGGTGGGCCCCGGCGCCGATGGACCCCGAGCGCGAGCAGTACCGGGCGGCGCTCGTGGCCCGGCTCGGCGCGGAGGGTCTGCACCAGCGCGCCCTGCTGGAGCGGCAGCACGCCATCCATACCGCGATGGCGGGCAAGCCCATGCAGCGCGAGGCGGAGAACACCGGGCGCGTCCTCGAGGGGAGCTCCGGGAAGCCAGGCCCGGCGAGCTGCCTGGAGTGGCGGCTCTTCCAGCGCCAGGCCCGGCGCTACCCCATGCTCGAGCGCCCCACCGAATTCGGGGCCTACGTCCTGCGCGGGCACGGGCGGCTGCGGGTGTACCTCTCGGGAGGCGACAGCGTGGGCGGGCAGCTGCGGCACGAGGTGAGTGACCGGGTGGCGGCGGACGCGGCCAACGGCTTCGAGCCGGTGGCGCACCTCCACAACCACCCCTTCATGTTCGACCGGAAGGTGGGAGACCGCACGTACGCCAACGAGGACTCGGTGAAGGACATTGGCGGAGCGCTGGCCCCCAGCCTCACGGACGTGCACGCCTGGCGCAACATGCGCGAGGGCTTCGGCCTGAAGGGCGCCTGGCTGACCAACGGGCTGGACAGCATCCACTACACGTCCGAGGACTTCGACCGGCTCTCCGCCTGGGATTGAGCACCGTCCCCGCCCCCCGGGTCTTGTCCCACCTGCTCCAGGATTTGATCGATCTTCACGCTGTTCTCCCCTCTCGTTGTGCGCGGCTTGTCCATGCGCTCGGGGCCTCGGGCCGTGCCTGGCCCGTGTCACATGGAAGGTAGACCTGGGAAAGGGACCTCCAGGGGGGTTGACGCGCCCCACCCACCCTTCGCAGCATGGACGTCCCCACATGCACGTCCCTCCCGTCTACCGCCGATGGGTCACCTGCCCCGAGCCGCGCCCCAAGGCCAGCTTGCGCCTGTTCTGCTTCCACTTCGCCGGAGGTGACGCCTCTGTCTTCCGGCTGTGGGCCAAACAGCTGCCCGCCTCCATCGAGGTCTGCCCCATCGAGCTGCCAGGCCGGGCCACGCGCCGCAACGAGACCCCCATCACCCGCTTCCCCGAGCTGCTCGACAAACTGGCGAGCATGATGCTGCCCTTCGCCAGGCAGATGCCCTTCGCCCTCTTCGGCCACAGCTTCGGCGGCGTCACCGCCTTCGAGCTGGCGCGCTGGATGCGGCGCAACAAGGCCCCCCTGCCCGTCCACCTCTTCCTCTCGGCCAGCCCGGCGATGCACCTGCGCAAGGGACCCCCGCCCCCGCTCAGCCACCTGTCGGACAAGGAGTTCCTCAAGGAGGTCGCCGCCCGGTTCGGCACGCCCCTGGAGGTGCTCTACAGCGAGGACTTCCGGCTCGGGGTGCTGCCCGCGCTGCGCACGGACGCGCTCGTCGGCGAGAGCTACCAGTACACCCCCGAGCCCCCGCTGGACGTGCCCATCTCCTCCTTCGGCGCCTTCGAGGACAAGGAGGTCAACAAGGAGGAGGCCGAGTCCTGGCGCCAGCAGACCACCGGGCGCTTCCAGTTGCGCATGTTCCCGGGCAGCCACCTGTTCCTCTCCACCGAGCGGCCCCGCATCTACAAGGCCCTGCTCGAGGACCTGGCGCCGCAATTTCAGTGACGGGGCCCGTGTTTCCCGGCATCTACCGCTCGCCCCAGGCCTCTCCGGTCACCAGGCAGGCGGCCTCCGAGGAACGCGCACGTGCTCATCCGGTATTCCGAGTGGAAGAAGCCCACTGACGGGGCCTACGCCTTCCAGCTGCGCGCCGTGGGGTCCGGGCAGGCGGGCGGCTTCTCCCCGGCCCTTCCCGGTGCCGGCCTCCGCCGGGACATCCGGGAGGTCGCCCGCGAGGTCCTCACGGAGGGGGAAGCGGAGCGCTTCGAGCGTCAGGTGCACCGCTGGCAGGGCCCCGAGGACGTCGTCGGAGACGCAGGCGAGAAGCCCTACGCGGGACAGCAGCTCACCTTCGAGGAGTCCCCCTGGGGTGACGCGCTGACGATGGACGAGCTCGACGCGGTGCTGCGCGGCCACGTCCGGGTGATGCGGAGCCCCAGCGGGCAGACGGACTACGTGCTGCGCGATCACCACATGCTGGACGTGGCCCTGTACCACTACCGGACGACGGGCGAGCTGCCCCGGGCCCTCTTCCACGCGGACCGGCACTCCGACTGGTGCAAGGACAGCTTCCTGGAGGCGCGCGTGCCGCCGCAGGCCGCCACCTGGTGGAAGCTCTTCGAGGGGCTGAAGCGGCCGGAGGGCTCGGCGCCCGTCCTCACCGAGGAGGACATCTTCTTCACCACCGCCAAGGCCGAGCCGACCGCGAAGATGACGGGCCGGGACGTGGGCTTCTCCACGCTCGTCCCCTGGTTCGTGGACACCTCGGCGCTGCACTGGCGGCAGGTGCTGGAGCGGCCCGGCGTCGTCCAGGCGGATTGGGTGTCGTTGGACCTCGACTACTTCCAGCCCGCGCCGCAGCTGCGGCTGAGCGGAGGCCTGCTGCGGGACGTGCGCTTCCACGGGATGATGGCGCGGGCGCGGGTGCGCGTCTTCGTGCTCTCTCCCCAGTTCACCAACGGTGGCGACAAGGTGGACCCGTGGGAGGTCCAGGGCAGTCTCCACTCGTCACTGCGGCTGTTGAACCTGCTGCGCCAGCTGCCCGGCAACGTGCGGCGAGTCCCCTGAAAAACGGAAC
The sequence above is drawn from the Archangium gephyra genome and encodes:
- a CDS encoding thioesterase II family protein; the encoded protein is MHVPPVYRRWVTCPEPRPKASLRLFCFHFAGGDASVFRLWAKQLPASIEVCPIELPGRATRRNETPITRFPELLDKLASMMLPFARQMPFALFGHSFGGVTAFELARWMRRNKAPLPVHLFLSASPAMHLRKGPPPPLSHLSDKEFLKEVAARFGTPLEVLYSEDFRLGVLPALRTDALVGESYQYTPEPPLDVPISSFGAFEDKEVNKEEAESWRQQTTGRFQLRMFPGSHLFLSTERPRIYKALLEDLAPQFQ